ATTGCAATACggcaataatttattaatgagAGGATCATTTAACAGAGCAGTCAGCGAATTTGAGCAAACCATTGGGGTCATCAAACCATACGACATCATTTCCAAACTGTTGTATTCCAGACACAACGTTTATCTAAAACAGTACTTAAGTAAGTTACTCAAAACTCAACACCAAACAATCGACCAGAAAAAATTGCTTGAAACGTGTATTGATCGCGAAAAACTCAGCTTGCGAATTCAACAGTTGTGGGTGACTCGCAATGATAGCACTCACATTGCTgattttaagcaattattgGTTGGATCCATAAATTACTCAAGTCTATTAAATGCCACGAATCAATTGGAAAACATAATGTCGGTTTTTCAAAATACTGACGAAcaagaaattttcaattttttccttGAATATGGTAGGGAGCTGCTATTAGTGGATCGCAGTATGGTTTTGGAGACCGTTCAAACATTGGTAAAAAACGGACAGATTACAAATATACttccttttttaattattttctcaGATCATACTGAATTTTGTGCAAGCTTATTAGCTGACTTTATAGATCATTTTTCCGATCGGAACGAAAACGTTCATTATTATTTGCTCGTTCTCTATTTAGGTCTTTGgcgtgaaaaaaaaatatcaacacagaaaattcaagaatatttaaagcaaacacCTCTTAAATCTGAAATGGTGTTAATATTATGTAAggctaatttatttaacattgaaTCAAAAGATCAGCAAGATAGTGTAGAGCCTGGGCCACTTACTTGTCACGAAGAAAGCATTGAGCTTCATATTAAAGCAAATCCGAAACTTGCAAACTTGCTAACAGTCGGTCCGCGATCATTGCTCTTGATACTGCACAAAGTATGTGGTATGCAAAGCATACAAATTTTAGACATTAGATCACTTTTCATAGAaaagttcaaaaaaaatttaaatgacgcTAAATCTGAGCTTCAATGTATTGAAAGCGTCAAAGAAGAAATACAGAAAAACGGCACTCTACTAtcccaatttaaattaaatccaaTCGAGTTCCGCAATAGTTGCTGTGATATATGCCGTCAATCGTTGCACATGCCCTCAGTCTATTTTCTATGTCAGCATTCATTCCACAAGGAATGCATACCGTATAATTATAATGCAACTTCTAAGGAGGACGCAACCCTTTGCTTTTTGTGCAAcgacaataataaatacaacttGGTATTAGATAACGTCAAGTCTGGCGTTTCCACTAAACCTGAAGATATAATTGAGGGTGtttcaaatgtttttgctTCAGGCATAGTAAAATTAAGAGATGGTGAACAGTTTGCTAAAACAGTTTGCAAGGAAGACGAAAGCCATAATGCATTTACTAGTAATACCAAAGAACATCCCAAAAACccatttgatgaaaattatgattcaaactttaattgtttttgattgttttttgtactcaaaattataaaacaacattgTATAccttaaagaaataaataaagttaatttacaTAGAAAAATCCTACAAAGTTTCAGTGATTTATCCGTGTTTATATTATAAGCTTGTAGGAAAGGCTTTAAGGAGCTCGACTGTGAGAGACTCTGAATTTATTGCGTAAGTTACAGGGTCCCTGTGCTGCATCTGGGACCTCAGAATccaaatactttttataaatcGACAAATTGAGCTGACGATCTGGGTCTATAGCTTTAAAGCCATAGGGAACAGAGCTGTGGAGTTGTGATACGGGACTTCGAAGGtcaaattattaaagaaattcgAATAATGTCAGTGATTACATTCAACAGATAATTGGATCATAACACTTGATTACTACCTTATGAACTTATCaggacatttttaaaaatcagaaACCAAACATTATATATTGGTATCACAAAATATACTTCTTAAAGCTAACATAAACTTAAATCAAATGTTAAGTGATTAAATGATCGATGAAGAGTGCGAAAGCcgactaacaatataataaaaataacatttttacgAGGTAATAGTATAGTAACGAAAGCCTCTTGATggctgatatccaattttgtgatgatactaacttaaatacatgatttaaaaaaaaaaaaaaaaaaacaatgtgaaCCTAAATTGGAAATCGATTCACTATCTAACATAGGTACCATAATAACGATAAAAAACAtactcatttttttatttttaaagatatttcaaccaaactcacaaattatGTATTCTATATTAtcttatatatagtatatttaccACTTTTACCAAAATCAACCATTGCACTATGTCGTATTTCATCAATTTAGGTGGCAAAAATCTGTTACTTTTGAAGCCGGTGATATATTGatctaaaatttgaaatatatattcttaacatTTAAAGTCCCTCTTACCGTTAATTTGCGCCCTTTCTCATGACACgcctacttttattttgtgcttGGAATTTTCTCTGAAGTGTtctgaatatatttttcaactcgatcaaCTTATCTCAACCAGTTCAATAGCTAGAGCTTTTTCCCATCAACTTCAGCCAAACCTGCCATAGTAAATCCTTTGAACGTATCAAATTACTTGCTCCTGAGCATAGGCTATCTCTATGGCGTAACATAGAAAAATACCGTGGGTTGTGCtactaaaagtcaaaaatctcTAATCGTGCACAATTGTggcaatggtttttttttggtggacTCGACTTGCCTCTGTTTTGAAAATCAACCTATAGTTGGAAAAGCCCCCAACATTaaaggtttaaaaaaaataaaaaaattcgtaaataattttttttttttttttatttatcaacttACTTTTTGCCACGGACATTCCTAAAATACGCATTGGaatcaaaaactattttatttctttatatgtCAACGAAATTAGCAAACTGTATAAACTGTTCTGACCAATTTAGCTTAAACTCTGATCACATATAGCTTACATGTCAACGATCGCTCTATAAGCAacatttagtatgaaaaacttttgtattttttaagttatctgtacGAAACTCACAAATTATATACAACCT
This genomic stretch from Drosophila innubila isolate TH190305 chromosome 2L unlocalized genomic scaffold, UK_Dinn_1.0 5_B_2L, whole genome shotgun sequence harbors:
- the LOC117782662 gene encoding vacuolar protein sorting-associated protein 11 homolog, with protein sequence MSVLEWKSVELFKIIALASTRLPTITAGITAHCSNSTKSVNGPPAATTTSVLCDENGFVHVIFENEKKQKSISFKCNSSQHPVKLCALTTNNILATIQEDNEKCLLWVHIYDLRNLTKKDSHACISTKSVPTKNAATFIQVAVVGPENVLALGIGFEKGDILLHFGKISRDLLLNFRRHIIGMSAVNGIQFENNHHEQSSDSKVYMFVTCLDKTYCLKLNDKGNVESKFDLDNDNDNKKKIHNHCCTISQPIGSESFLVVGRDDAIFCFTRDGLGPCYAIGGEKRFISWIGHHLVVVVKNLSDFVVICMDVENKLIVFNKRIKDLLCVISISKNVYHIITKGDSLKNSSFNIYKLQEHNIANKVKLLIAKCMHDNALRILERSESDNCENAAHVRLQYGNNLLMRGSFNRAVSEFEQTIGVIKPYDIISKLLYSRHNVYLKQYLSKLLKTQHQTIDQKKLLETCIDREKLSLRIQQLWVTRNDSTHIADFKQLLVGSINYSSLLNATNQLENIMSVFQNTDEQEIFNFFLEYGRELLLVDRSMVLETVQTLVKNGQITNILPFLIIFSDHTEFCASLLADFIDHFSDRNENVHYYLLVLYLGLWREKKISTQKIQEYLKQTPLKSEMVLILCKANLFNIESKDQQDSVEPGPLTCHEESIELHIKANPKLANLLTVGPRSLLLILHKVCGMQSIQILDIRSLFIEKFKKNLNDAKSELQCIESVKEEIQKNGTLLSQFKLNPIEFRNSCCDICRQSLHMPSVYFLCQHSFHKECIPYNYNATSKEDATLCFLCNDNNKYNLVLDNVKSGVSTKPEDIIEGVSNVFASGIVKLRDGEQFAKTVCKEDESHNAFTSNTKEHPKNPFDENYDSNFNCF